In Paramisgurnus dabryanus chromosome 7, PD_genome_1.1, whole genome shotgun sequence, the following are encoded in one genomic region:
- the cdkn2d gene encoding cyclin-dependent kinase 4 inhibitor D encodes MVLDGFGYGKSLSAAAAQGNVTAVRRILQDHRVEPDTLNEFGKTALQVMMMGCTSVARALLEHGADPNVQDRCGVTPAHDAARTGFLETLRALVDHGASVNIPDHSGAIPIHIAIRENHWDVVEYLGPLSNLEHRDSTGANALDVARAACASEMVEFLQRQTSLS; translated from the exons ATGGTTCTGGACGGGTTCGGTTACGGGAAGAGTCTTAGCGCGGCCGCTGCTCAGGGGAATGTGACGGCGGTTCGGCGGATTTTACAGGATCACCGGGTCGAACCAGACACGCTCAACGAGTTTGGGAAAACCGCCCTACAG GTGATGATGATGGGTTGCACCAGTGTGGCACGCGCGTTACTGGAACACGGCGCTGATCCAAACGTCCAGGACCGCTGCGGAGTGACGCCCGCGCACGATGCCGCCCGCACGGGTTTCTTGGAGACGCTCCGAGCTCTGGTGGACCACGGGGCCTCCGTCAACATCCCTGACCACAGCGGAGCCATACCCATTCACATCGCCATCCGTGAAAACCACTGGGATGTAGTGGAGTACCTGGGTCCCCTGTCAAACCTGGAGCACCGGGACAGCACAGGGGCCAATGCACTGGATGTGGCACGGGCCGCGTGCGCTTCAGAGATGGTGGAGTTTTTACAGCGTCAAACAAGTTTGAGTTAA
- the LOC135720768 gene encoding volume-regulated anion channel subunit LRRC8E, with amino-acid sequence MIPVNEFRSITSVQNPQFRVLKPWWDVLSEYLAIAMLMIGVFGCTLQLTQDKISCLPNRVTDASREDVDCSHLQKNNGSLLSLNIVEAFGKKNGLDIHQYEFVNHFCYERSVHWYGKYFPYLVVIHSMIFMVASSFWFKFPGTSSKIELFVNILGKCFDSPWTTRAISEVSEERREETLVMWRKNTMTKSVTDDDTIGLIQSSVESDSNQKSPELQPPVSLLDKKEGEQAKALFEKVKKFRTHVEEADLLYLMYVLQTVLKVFKFLLITIYSIAMVSNIQVVVVCSVPPDLTGFGSFCCSYNKARLFSKSAYCYICFVCVYGLSCVYSLCWLFYRPLKEYSFEAVRLESGIDDIPDVKNDFAFLLHLSDQYDTLYSKRFAAFLSEVSESRLRQVNLNHEWTTDKLRTRLFRNASERLELCLFLLPGLPDTVFEIPEIESLKLELISNVTIPGNVRRLTALREISCIHTPAKLQPAALSHLRENLKVLRLTFESQDQVPLWMYTLKNLEELHLSGPLNNELSRSPILGTLRELKNLRVLTLSCQLTKTPPSILDVSSQLLRLCVHNEGTRLQVFSTLKKLVNLVALELRGCMLERIPSAVFSLSHLQELDLKENKLTTIEEILSLQHCCHLITLKLWHNEISYIPDHVGKLGTLETLDISWNKVRRLPPRLCYCTKLQHLDLSHNRLTSLPSEIGILQSLRHLSVAFNSLESLPEELFSCKRLKVLALGNNSISALSPRVGNLTQLLRLELKGNRLELLPAEIGDCISLKLSALIVEDSLINLLPPDVKDKMKNRSFESQPLNC; translated from the exons ATGATCCCTGTGAATGAGTTTCGCAGCATCACCTCAGTTCAAAACCCTCAGTTCAGAGTCCTGAAGCCCTGGTGGGATGTTTTGTCTGAATATCTGGCCATTGCCATGCTAATGATCGGAGTGTTTGGCTGCACGCTTCAG CTGACTCAGGACAAGATTTCCTGTCTGCCAAATCGAGTCACAGATGCTTCCAGAGAAGATGTGGACTGCAGTCACCTACAAAAGAATAATGGGAGTCTGTTGAGTCTTAACATTGTCGAGGCGTTCGGTAAAAAAAATGGTCTCGATATCCACCAGTATGAGTTTGTCAACCACTTCTGTTATGAACGTTCTGTACACTGGTATGGCAAGTACTTCCCTTACCTGGTTGTCATCCACAGCATGATctttatggtggccagcagctTTTGGTTTAAGTTCCCAGGGACGTCTTCTAAGATCGAGTTGTTTGTAAACATTTTAGGGAAATGCTTTGACTCGCCATGGACCACAAGGGCCATCAGTGAAGTGTCTGAAGAAAGAAGGGAAGAGACATTGGTAATGTGGAGAAAAAATACAATGACAAAATCTGTAACGGACGACGACACAATTGGTCTGATCCAATCTTCTGTCGAGTCCGACTCAAATCAAAAATCGCCAGAACTGCAGCCTCCTGTGTCCTTGTTGGATAAAAAAGAGGGTGAGCAGGCCAAGGCCCTGTTTGAAAAGGTTAAGAAGTTTCGAACGCATGTTGAAGAGGCAGATCTTCTTTACCTCATGTATGTCCTACAAACTGTACTGAAAGTCTTCAAATTTCTTCTCATCACCATTTATAGCATTGCGATGGTTTCAAACATTCAGGTTGTTGTGGTGTGCTCGGTGCCTCCAGATCTGACAGGGTTTGGTTCGTTCTGCTGCAGCTATAATAAAGCTCGCCTGTTCTCTAAATCAGCATATTGTTATATATGCTTTGTTTGCGTGTATGGATTGTCATGTGTCTATTCGCTTTGTTGGCTGTTCTATCGACCGTTGAAAGAATACTCGTTTGAGGCTGTTCGCTTGGAGTCGGGAATCGATGACATCCCAGATGTTAAAAATGATTTCGCCTTTCTTCTGCACCTCAGTGACCAGTATGATACCCTTTACTCCAAACGATTCGCAGCCTTCCTCTCGGAAGTGAGCGAGAGCAGGCTGAGACAGGTCAACCTTAACCACGAGTGGACGACAGATAAACTCCGCACTCGTTTGTTTCGCAATGCGAGTGAAAGGTTGGAACTCTGCTTGTTTCTGCTACCAGGATTGCCGGACACCGTCTTTGAAATTCCGGAAATTGAATCGCTTAAGCTGGAACTGATAAGCAACGTCACGATCCCTGGGAATGTAAGACGACTTACAGCCTTGCGTGAGATTTCGTGTATCCACACCCCCGCTAAACTTCAGCCAGCTGCCCTCAGTCATCTGCGTGAGAACCTGAAAGTTCTGCGTCTAACCTTTGAGAGTCAGGACCAAGTGCCGCTGTGGATGTACACTTTAAAGAACCTGGAGGAGCTTCACCTGAGCGGCCCCTTAAACAACGAGCTCTCTCGGAGTCCGATCTTGGGCACTTTACGCGAGCTTAAAAATCTTCGTGTGCTGACGTTAAGTTGTCAGCTGACCAAGACACCTCCCAGTATTTTAGATGTTTCTAGCCAGCTGTTGCGACTGTGTGTTCACAATGAGGGAACCAGGCTTCAAGTTTTCAGCACTCTAAAGAAGTTAGTTAATCTTGTCGCTCTGGAGCTGAGGGGTTGTATGCTTGAGCGAATCCCCAGTGCGGTGTTTAGCCTCTCTCATCTACAAGAGCTGGACCTAAAAGAGAACAAGCTCACCACCATAGAGGAAATTCTGAGTCTGCAGCACTGTTGTCATCTGATTACTCTCAAACTCTGGCACAATGAAATTTCTTACATACCTGACCACGTCGGCAAACTCGGCACACTGGAGACGCTGGATATTAGCTGGAATAAGGTCCGCCGACTTCCACCTCGCCTCTGCTACTGCACTAAACTCCAACATCTGGACCTTTCACACAACCGTCTGACCTCCCTGCCCTCAGAGATCGGAATCCTGCAGTCTCTACGGCACCTGTCTGTCGCCTTTAACTCCCTAGAGTCTCTCCCTGAAGAGCTCTTTTCCTGTAAGAGGCTAAAGGTTCTAGCATTGGGAAATAACAGCATTTCTGCGTTGTCCCCGCGGGTTGGGAATCTTACTCAACTGCTGAGGCTGGAACTGAAAGGGAACAGGCTGGAGTTGTTGCCTGCTGAGATCGGTGACTGTATCTCACTGAAACTGTCTGCTCTTATAGTAGAGGACAGCTTGATCAACCTGCTGCCTCCTGATGTGAAAGACAAAATGAAAAACAGATCATTTGAATCCCAACCCTTAAATTGTTGA
- the keap1b gene encoding kelch-like ECH-associated protein 1B, with protein sequence MYAASGMTECKAEVTPSARNGHRVFSYTLDSHTAAAFNIMNELRLERQLCDVTLRVKYNDLEAVDFVAHKVVLASSSPVFRAMFTNGLKECGMEVVPIEGIHPKVMGRLIEFAYTASISVGEKCVIHVMNGAVMYQIDSVVKACCDFLVQQLDPSNAIGIASFAEQIGCTELHQKAREYIYMNFSQVATQEEFFNLTHCQLVTLISRDELNVRCESEVFHACVEWVQYDRENRRPYVQALLQAVRCHSLTPHFLQRQLEHFEWDAQSKDYLSQIFQDLTLHKPTKLIPCRTPKVPQLIYTAGGYFRQSLSYLEAFNPCTGAWLRLADLQVPRSGLAACVISGLLYAVGGRNNAPDGNMDSNTLDCYNPMNNCWLPCAPMSVPRNRIGVGVIDGMIYAVGGSHGCVHHNSVERYDPERDSWQLVAPMLTRRIGVGVAVINRLLYAVGGFDGTHRLSSAECYNPERDEWRSIASMNTVRSGAGVCSLGNYIYVMGGYDGTNQLNTVERYDVETDSWSYTASMRHRRSALGVTAHHQRIYVLGGYDGNTFLDSVECFDPETETWTEVTKMTSGRSGVGVAVTMEPCQKDLSQCQKH encoded by the exons ATGTATGCGGCGTCCGGGATGACGGAATGCAAGGCGGAGGTCACTCCGTCTGCACGAAATGGGCATCGAGTGTTCAGCTACACCCTTGATAGCCACACGGCAGCTGCCTTCAACATCATGAACGAGCTGCGTTTGGAGCGTCAGCTGTGCGACGTCACGCTGAGGGTGAAATACAACGATCTGGAGGCCGTTGACTTCGTAGCACATAAAGTGGTGTTGGCATCGTCTTCGCCTGTGTTTCGTGCCATGTTTACCAATGGGTTGAAGGAGTGTGGGATGGAGGTGGTGCCCATTGAGGGAATTCACCCAAAG GTGATGGGGCGGTTGATTGAGTTTGCGTATACGGCAAGCATCTCCGTGGGAGAGAAGTGTGTGATTCACGTTATGAATGGTGCTGTCATGTATCAGATTGACAGTGTGGTCAAAGCCTGCTGTGATTTCCTCGTGCAGCAGCTTGACCCCAGTAATGCTATCGGCATCGCCAGCTTCGCTGAGCAGATCGGCTGCACAGAACTTCACCAGAAGGCCAGAGAATACATCTACATGAACTTCAGTCAG GTGGCGACCCAGGAGGAGTTCTTCAATCTGACTCACTGTCAGCTGGTGACGTTAATCAGCCGTGATGAACTGAATGTGCGCTGTGAGTCTGAGGTGTTTCACGCCTGTGTGGAGTGGGTGCAGTACGACCGCGAGAACCGCCGACCGTACGTTCAGGCGTTGCTGCAGGCCGTCCGTTGCCACTCGCTCACGCCGCATTTTCTGCAGCGACAGCTGGAGCATTTCGAGTGGGACGCTCAGAGTAAAGATTACCTGTCGCAGATCTTCCAGGATCTTACGCTGCACAAGCCCACCAAACTCATTCCGTGCAGAACGCCCAAAGTACCGCAGCTCATCTACACGGCCGGCGGTTATTTCCGTCAATCGCTCAGCTATCTGGAGGCGTTTAACCCCTGCACAGGTGCGTGGCTGCGGCTGGCGGATCTGCAGGTGCCTCGCAGCGGTCTGGCGGCGTGCGTCATCAGCGGTCTCCTCTACGCGGTTGGCGGCCGTAATAACGCTCCGGACGGCAACATGGACTCCAACACGCTGGACTGTTACAACCCAATGAACAACTGCTGGCTGCCCTGCGCGCCCATGAGCGTCCCACGTAATCGCATTGGTGTGGGCGTCATCGACGGGATGATCTACGCGGTGGGGGGGTCACACGGATGCGTCCATCACAACAGCGTGGAGAG GTATGACCCGGAGAGAGACTCCTGGCAGCTTGTGGCACCCATGTTAACTCGACGTATTGGAGTGGGCGTGGCCGTGATCAATCGTCTGTTGTATGCAGTGGGCGGCTTCGATGGGACTCACCGGCTGAGCTCGGCCGAATGCTACAACCCTGAGCGAGACGAATGGAGAAGCATAGCGTCCATGAATACGGTCCGAAGCGGAGCAG gtgtgTGCTCGCTGGGGAACTACATCTACGTAATGGGTGGGTACGACGGGACGAATCAGCTGAACACAGTGGAACGATATGACGTGGAAACGGACAGCTGGAGTTACACAGCATCCATGAGACACAGACGCAGCGCGCTGGGCGTGACCGCACATCACCAACGCATATATGTGCTCG GTGGTTATGATGGAAACACTTTTCTGGACAGTGTTGAATGTTTTGACCCAGAAACAGAGACGTGGACAGAGGTCACTAAAATGACATCCGGTAGGAGCGGGGTCGGGGTGGCTGTTACCATGGAGCCGTGCCAAAAAGACCTCAGCCAGTGTCAGAAACACTAG
- the s1pr5b gene encoding sphingosine 1-phosphate receptor 5b, whose translation MEASGTAAFNVSFNAVLQLHYNYTGKLDQNRYLYGLKPEDICFLFVCLLIVVENCIVLMAIWRNKKFHMPMYYLLGNLTLSDLLAGFTYMLNIVLSGRNTLTLTPLLWFLREGGAFVTLTASVISLLAIAIERYVTMLNMKTHQRAKRNRMLGLIGASWALSLLLGVLPVMGWNCLNHLSWCSTVLPLYAKSYVFFCVFVFMAVLLAIIALYGRIFLFVKSNTQNPACKQRKGFSRRSQKYMVLLKTVTIVLGVFILCWLPLFVLFLLDFMCPVRECPVLFKADYFLGVAMMNSLINPIIYTMTSRDIRRAIVKLLFKPCLITKDGQLRKIAKVLPQCSFTKTDVNPRGMETTVSSGNFTTIRSVYPKLKLSVVS comes from the coding sequence ATGGAGGCCTCCGGCACGGCGGCATTCAACGTGTCTTTCAACGCGGTTCTCCAGTTACACTATAACTACACGGGCAAACTGGATCAGAACCGGTACTTATATGGACTCAAACCGGAAGACATATGCTTTCTCTTCGTCTGTCTCCTTATTGTCGTGGAGAACTGCATCGTTCTCATGGCCATCTGGAGGAACAAGAAGTTTCACATGCCCATGTACTATCTGTTGGGGAACCTGACGCTGTCGGACCTGCTGGCCGGATTCACCTACATGTTGAACATCGTGCTGTCGGGCCGCAACACGTTAACGCTGACGCCGCTGCTCTGGTTTCTGAGGGAAGGAGGCGCGTTCGTCACATTGACGGCGTCCGTCATCAGCCTGCTGGCCATCGCCATCGAGCGCTACGTCACCATGCTCAACATGAAGACTCACCAGCGCGCCAAGCGTAACCGCATGTTGGGTCTAATTGGGGCGAGCTGGGCGTTGTCGCTGTTGCTGGGCGTACTGCCGGTTATGGGCTGGAACTGTTTAAATCACCTGAGCTGGTGCTCGACCGTACTGCCGCTCTACGCCAAAAGCTACGTCTTCTTCTGCGTGTTTGTTTTCATGGCGGTTCTCTTAGCCATCATCGCCCTATACGGACGGATCTTTCTCTTCGTGAAGTCCAACACGCAAAATCCGGCCTGCAAACAGCGCAAAGGCTTCTCGCGCCGTTCGCAGAAGTACATGGTGTTGCTGAAGACGGTCACTATTGTGCTCGGTGTGTTCATTTTGTGCTGGCTGCCCCTGTTTGTGCTCTTCTTGTTGGACTTTATGTGTCCTGTAAGGGAGTGTCCTGTTCTCTTCAAGGCCGACTACTTCCTGGGTGTTGCCATGATGAATTCCCTCATAAACCCCATCATTTATACAATGACCAGCAGAGACATACGGAGAGCCATAGTGAAGCTGCTCTTCAAACCCTGCCTGATAACCAAAGATGGGCAGCTGAGGAAGATCGCCAAAGTCCTCCCGCAATGTAGCTTCACCAAGACGGACGTGAACCCTCGCGGGATGGAAACCACGGTTTCTTCGGGCAATTTCACCACCATCAGATCCGTCTACCCAAAGCTCAAGTTATCAGTCGTGTCTTGA